The Stomoxys calcitrans chromosome 3, idStoCalc2.1, whole genome shotgun sequence genome includes a region encoding these proteins:
- the LOC106090088 gene encoding trypsin eta — MFAITSLFLIASFVRGQANSSLEFLPNVPISIESAPWQVSIRLKAIDLEFYGDGHLCGGTVISQRVVLTAAHCVVNEELAYELQGVLQVIYRQPEEFTIVMGTDSLIQNTPFTLQFDVAELVVHEAFNFKTLVNNVAMFLITDFIPWDWPTVEAIPLNINSEVNGVICTTTGWNLTEDNASSSILRESIVPITNRSLCQELYGDLTSDLLCAGFRENSPHAFCEGDTGGPLVCSGYLTGIILEGNSCAETGFLGLYVNVLYHYNWIIAKNKTFDYGHVVPIYDDTSLDYFNSNDDARQPKNFGNVSDDPPKGYAVSKGNQIKHSYITIIYCLVYLVWNNKKQRKENE; from the exons atgtttgcaatcaCCAGCCTATTTCTTATTGCGTCTTTTGTAAGGGGACAAGCAAATT CTTCTTTGGAGTTTTTGCCAAATGTACCAATTTCCATTGAGTCAGCTCCTTGGCAGGTTTCCATACGCCTTAAAGCAATTGATCTTGAATTTTATGGAGATGGTCATTTATGTGGAGGTACCGTGATATCTCAGCGAGTAGTTTTGACCGCTGCTCATTGTGTTGTAAA TGAGGAGCTGGCATACGAGTTACAAGG AGTCCTTCAAGTTATATACCGCCAGCCCGAGGAATTCACTATAGTCATGGGAACTGATTCCTTGATTCAAAATACTCCATTCACTCTTCAATTTGATGTCGCTGAATTGGTGGTACATGAagcatttaattttaaaactcTGGTTAATAATGTAGCCATGTTTCTTATCACTGATTTTATTCCATGGGATTGGCCAACTGTTGAAGCAATACCCTTAAATATTAATTCGGAAGTAAATGGTGTTATATGTACAACTACTGGCTGGAACTTAACGGAG GATAATGcttcttcttctattttacGCGAATCTATTGTACCTATTACGAATCGTTCATTATGCCAAGAATTGTATGGTGATCTAACCAGCGACTTATTGTGTGCTGGCTTTCGGGAAAACTCTCCTCATGCATTTTGTGAAGGTGATACGGGTGGCCCCTTGGTATGTTCCGGCTATTTGACTGGTATTATTTTGGAAGGCAATAGTTGTGCTGAAACTGGCTTCTTGGGATTATATGTGAACGTTTTGTATCACTACAACTGGATAAtagccaaaaataaaacttttgacTATGGGCATGTTGTGCCAATATATGACGATACTTCGCTGGACTACTTCAACTCCAATGATGATGCAAGGCAGCCTAAAAACTTTGGTAATGTAAGTGATGATCCGCCTAAAGGTTACGCTGTTTCAAAAGGCAATCAAATTAAACACTCTTATATAACAATAATTTATTGTCTTGTATATTTA GTGTGGAACAATAAGaagcaaagaaaagaaaacgagTAA